In one window of Haloimpatiens sp. FM7315 DNA:
- the recJ gene encoding single-stranded-DNA-specific exonuclease RecJ: protein MGENLEITSKDYLSLYGVISLFELYTALKRCGANVVYDIPDRIKDGYGINTNIIDKAYNIGVDTIITCDNGASAILAIEYSKKLGITIIVTDHHDIPFIENENGEREFVRSIADAIINPKQKDCKYKFKALCGAGVVFKFIEVLYEEMGIDKSEAYKLIEYVAIATVCDVVDLVDENRIFVKNGLKLLNETSNLGLTELIKVAGIENKEISAYHLGFVIGPCINASGRLDNAKKGVKLLLADNHTDAKSLATELHELNKKRKDMTKEGIEKAILSIESNNMSKDKVLVVYTPNTHESIVGIVAGRIREHYNVPTIVLTRTDECVKGSGRSIEGYNMFEELNKCKELLGRFGGHPMAAGLSLEECNIEKLRKKLNEQTTLTDEDIIPKIYLDMQLPLEKIDFDIISDLKILEPFGKNNPKPLFGEKKVTVVKGRILGKNKNVLKLNMIMRNGRYIEGIYFGDIEEFEKIIIDKYGDNALDKLYFGQTPMTVDLAFYPSINEFNGKVSIQLVIENFR, encoded by the coding sequence GTGGGGGAAAATCTGGAGATAACCTCAAAGGATTACCTATCACTATATGGAGTTATAAGTTTATTCGAATTATATACAGCCCTTAAAAGATGTGGTGCTAATGTGGTTTATGATATTCCAGACAGAATTAAAGACGGTTATGGAATAAACACTAACATTATTGACAAAGCTTATAATATAGGGGTGGATACAATAATCACGTGTGATAACGGGGCTTCAGCGATTTTAGCTATAGAGTATAGCAAAAAATTAGGGATAACTATTATAGTTACTGATCATCATGATATTCCTTTTATAGAAAATGAAAATGGAGAAAGAGAATTTGTAAGATCTATTGCTGATGCCATAATAAATCCTAAACAAAAAGACTGTAAATATAAATTTAAAGCCTTATGTGGTGCAGGAGTAGTTTTTAAATTCATTGAAGTTCTGTATGAAGAAATGGGCATAGATAAAAGTGAAGCATATAAATTAATTGAATATGTTGCTATTGCAACAGTATGTGATGTTGTGGATTTAGTAGATGAGAATAGAATATTTGTAAAAAATGGCTTAAAACTATTAAATGAAACATCTAATCTTGGTTTAACTGAATTAATAAAAGTAGCTGGCATTGAAAATAAGGAAATATCAGCCTATCATTTAGGTTTTGTTATAGGACCTTGTATAAATGCTTCGGGTAGACTTGATAATGCTAAAAAAGGAGTAAAACTACTTCTAGCAGATAACCATACTGATGCAAAGAGCTTAGCTACAGAGTTACATGAACTTAATAAGAAGAGAAAAGATATGACCAAAGAAGGTATAGAGAAAGCAATTTTGAGTATTGAATCTAATAATATGTCAAAGGATAAAGTATTGGTAGTCTATACTCCAAATACTCACGAAAGTATAGTAGGTATTGTAGCAGGTAGAATTAGAGAGCATTATAATGTTCCAACAATTGTTCTTACACGAACTGATGAATGTGTTAAGGGCTCTGGAAGATCAATTGAAGGTTACAATATGTTTGAAGAATTAAACAAGTGTAAAGAACTCTTAGGACGTTTTGGTGGACATCCTATGGCAGCAGGATTATCTTTAGAAGAATGTAATATAGAAAAACTAAGAAAAAAATTAAATGAGCAGACAACTTTAACTGATGAAGACATAATTCCTAAGATATACCTTGATATGCAACTTCCTTTAGAAAAAATAGATTTTGATATAATAAGTGACTTAAAGATATTAGAACCATTTGGAAAAAATAATCCCAAACCATTGTTTGGTGAGAAGAAAGTTACTGTAGTAAAAGGAAGAATACTTGGAAAAAATAAAAATGTATTAAAATTAAATATGATAATGAGAAATGGAAGATACATTGAGGGTATATATTTTGGTGATATTGAAGAATTTGAGAAAATCATTATAGATAAATACGGAGATAATGCATTAGATAAATTATATTTTGGACAAACTCCTATGACTGTTGATTTAGCATTTTATCCAAGTATTAATGAATTCAATGGGAAAGTAAGTATACAATTAGTAATAGAAAACTTCAGATAA
- a CDS encoding alpha/beta-type small acid-soluble spore protein, whose amino-acid sequence MKNLVPEAKQGLNKFKMEVAGELGVPFTDYNGNLTSKQCGSVGGEMVKRMVQQYENTL is encoded by the coding sequence ATGAAAAACTTAGTACCAGAAGCTAAACAGGGATTAAACAAATTTAAAATGGAGGTTGCTGGTGAATTAGGCGTTCCATTTACTGACTATAATGGAAATTTGACATCTAAACAATGCGGTTCTGTTGGTGGAGAAATGGTTAAAAGAATGGTTCAACAATACGAAAATACTTTATAA
- a CDS encoding undecaprenyldiphospho-muramoylpentapeptide beta-N-acetylglucosaminyltransferase: MKIIMTGGGSAGHVTPNLALVPKLKELGYEIEYIGSENGIERSIIEKEGIKYYPISTGKLRRYVNIKNLSDPFKVLKGIYDAAKIIKREKPNVIFSKGGFVSVPVVIGAYFNKIPVVAHESDMTPGLANKISLPYCTKICVTFPETLKHIKNGKGVLSGTPIRKELFEGSKIKALRICEFEGEKEILLAIGGSLGSKFINDLIRNNLDKLLYKYDILHVCGKNNLDDSLVNRKGYKQYEYVSEELKHFINASDIVVSRAGANVIFELLALNKPNILIPLSAKVSRGDQILNANSFKERNFSIVLEEEKTNNEIFMDSLRKLDSEKSKYIKTMKESGFKNGADIIVDTINKCSKR, from the coding sequence ATGAAAATAATAATGACTGGTGGCGGTTCTGCAGGCCATGTAACTCCAAATTTAGCATTAGTGCCAAAATTAAAGGAGTTAGGTTATGAAATAGAATATATAGGTAGCGAAAATGGAATAGAGAGAAGCATAATTGAAAAAGAGGGAATAAAATATTATCCTATATCCACTGGAAAACTTAGAAGATATGTAAATATTAAAAATTTATCTGATCCCTTTAAAGTTTTAAAAGGCATATATGATGCTGCAAAGATAATAAAAAGGGAGAAACCAAATGTTATTTTTTCAAAAGGTGGATTTGTTTCTGTACCAGTAGTAATAGGGGCGTATTTTAACAAAATACCAGTTGTGGCTCATGAGTCTGATATGACACCAGGACTTGCAAATAAAATATCCTTACCCTATTGTACAAAAATTTGTGTTACTTTCCCAGAAACTTTAAAACATATAAAAAACGGAAAAGGTGTTTTAAGCGGAACACCTATAAGAAAAGAATTGTTTGAAGGAAGTAAAATTAAAGCACTGCGTATATGTGAATTTGAAGGCGAAAAAGAGATTTTACTTGCAATAGGAGGTAGTTTAGGTTCCAAATTTATAAATGATTTAATAAGAAATAATTTAGATAAGTTGTTATATAAATATGATATCCTTCATGTATGTGGAAAAAATAATTTGGATGACAGTTTAGTTAATAGAAAAGGATATAAACAATACGAATATGTAAGCGAAGAGTTAAAGCATTTTATTAACGCTTCTGATATAGTAGTGTCAAGGGCTGGAGCTAATGTGATATTTGAACTTTTAGCCCTTAATAAACCCAATATATTAATACCTCTTTCTGCAAAAGTTAGCAGAGGAGATCAAATATTAAATGCCAACTCTTTTAAGGAAAGAAATTTTAGTATTGTGCTTGAAGAAGAAAAAACTAATAATGAAATTTTTATGGATTCGCTAAGAAAACTTGATAGTGAAAAGAGTAAATACATTAAAACCATGAAAGAAAGTGGATTTAAAAATGGGGCAGACATAATAGTAGATACAATTAATAAATGTTCTAAAAGATAA
- the nifJ gene encoding pyruvate:ferredoxin (flavodoxin) oxidoreductase has product MCPVQRKWKTMDGNTAAAHVAYAYTDVAAIYPITPSSPMAEHVDEWTTQGRKNIFGQTVKVMEMQSEAGASGAVHGSLQAGALTSTFTASQGLLLMIPNMYKIAGELLPGVFHVSARALATHALSIFGDHGDVMAARQTGFALLASGGVQEVMDLSPIAHLASIEGKVPFLNFFDGFRTSHEVQKIQMWDYDDLAKMIDMDKVEEFRKNALNPEHPVTRGTAQNPDIYFQGREASNKYYNELPAIVEKYMGKINEMLDTDYHLFNYHGAKDAERIIIAMGSVCDTIEETIDYLLSKGEKVGVLKVHLYRPFSLEHFFKYIPETVKKISVLDRTKEPGSDGEPLYLDVRNAFYEKDKNVTIVGGRYGLGSKDTTPSQILAVFENLKEDKPKKGFTIGIVDDVTNTSLVEKETIVTVPEGTTECKFWGLGSDGTVGANKSAIKIIGDHTDMYAQGYFAYDSKKSGGVTISHLRFGKKPIKSTYLISSANYVACHNQAYVYKYDVLSGIKDGGIFLLNTIWNQDELDKNLPASMKKYIAEHNVNFYTIDAVKIARGIGLGGRINMIMQSAFFKLANIVPVEDAINYLKNAVVQMYGKKGEKVVNMNHSAIDAGAKEIVKVNVPESWKNAEEECNCSSTKERPDFIKNVVDVMNRQEGDKLPVSAFMDNVDGTLEPGTAAYEKRGVAVSVPEWQMDKCIQCNQCAFVCPHAVIRPALLTDEEVKNAPEGFKVVKANGGKNFEGLNFAMVVSVMDCTGCGSCAEVCPAKEKALVMKPLGEQLHEQESFDFAAKLPKKNPIGTKNVKGSQFEQPLLEFSGACGGCGETPYAKLVTQLFGDRMMVANATGCSSIWGGSSPASPYTINEKGHGPAWANSLFEDNAEYGLGMYLGVKAIRESLLDTVKEAIESNISAELKEALNQWLTVVDKGEESKDATDKIVELLENEKDTNELTKAMYERKEFFTKKSQWIFGGDGWAYDIGYGGLDHVLASGEDVNVLVFDTEVYSNTGGQSSKSTPTAAIAKFAAGGKRTKKKDLGMMAMSYGYVYVAQIAMGADKNQTLKAIKEAEAYKGPSLIIAYAPCINHGLKSGMGKSQLEEKKAVECGYWALYRYNPVLLEDGKNPFSLDSKEPTGDFKAFLLGEVRYASLQKVFPEEANSLYELNEKQAKERIATYKNLSSK; this is encoded by the coding sequence ATGTGTCCAGTTCAAAGAAAATGGAAAACAATGGATGGTAATACTGCCGCAGCTCATGTAGCTTATGCTTATACTGATGTAGCAGCAATTTACCCAATAACACCTTCATCACCTATGGCAGAGCACGTAGATGAATGGACAACTCAAGGCAGAAAAAATATTTTTGGACAAACTGTAAAAGTTATGGAGATGCAATCTGAAGCAGGAGCTTCAGGAGCAGTTCATGGTTCTTTACAAGCAGGTGCTTTAACAAGTACATTTACTGCATCACAAGGTCTATTATTAATGATACCTAATATGTATAAAATAGCAGGAGAATTATTACCTGGTGTATTCCATGTAAGTGCTAGAGCTTTAGCTACACATGCTTTATCAATATTTGGAGACCATGGAGATGTAATGGCAGCTAGACAAACTGGTTTTGCTTTACTAGCTTCAGGTGGAGTTCAAGAAGTTATGGACCTTTCTCCTATTGCACATCTTGCATCTATAGAGGGAAAAGTTCCATTCTTAAATTTCTTCGATGGATTTAGAACATCTCATGAAGTTCAAAAAATTCAAATGTGGGATTATGATGATCTTGCAAAAATGATTGATATGGATAAGGTTGAAGAGTTTAGAAAGAACGCTTTAAATCCAGAACATCCAGTAACTAGAGGTACTGCTCAAAACCCAGATATATACTTCCAAGGAAGAGAAGCTTCTAATAAATATTACAATGAGCTTCCAGCCATAGTAGAAAAATATATGGGTAAAATAAATGAAATGTTAGATACTGATTATCATTTATTTAATTACCATGGTGCAAAAGATGCTGAAAGAATTATAATTGCTATGGGTTCAGTATGTGACACTATAGAAGAAACTATAGATTATTTGTTATCAAAAGGTGAAAAAGTTGGTGTTCTTAAGGTTCATTTATATAGACCATTCTCATTAGAACATTTCTTTAAATATATACCAGAAACTGTTAAAAAAATATCCGTTCTTGATAGAACAAAAGAACCAGGTTCTGATGGAGAGCCATTATACCTAGATGTAAGAAATGCATTTTATGAAAAAGATAAAAATGTAACTATAGTTGGCGGAAGATATGGTCTTGGTTCAAAAGATACAACTCCTTCACAAATTTTAGCAGTATTTGAAAACTTAAAAGAAGATAAACCTAAGAAGGGATTCACTATAGGAATAGTAGATGATGTAACTAACACATCATTAGTAGAAAAAGAAACTATAGTAACAGTTCCAGAAGGAACTACAGAATGTAAATTCTGGGGACTTGGATCAGATGGTACTGTTGGTGCAAACAAGAGTGCTATAAAGATCATAGGTGACCATACAGATATGTATGCTCAAGGATATTTTGCATACGATTCTAAAAAATCTGGTGGAGTTACAATTTCTCACTTAAGATTTGGTAAAAAACCAATTAAATCAACTTATTTAATAAGTTCAGCAAACTATGTAGCTTGTCATAACCAAGCTTATGTTTATAAATATGATGTATTATCAGGTATAAAAGATGGTGGAATATTCTTATTAAATACTATCTGGAACCAAGATGAATTGGACAAGAACTTACCAGCTTCAATGAAAAAATACATTGCTGAGCATAATGTTAATTTCTATACTATAGATGCAGTTAAGATTGCTAGAGGAATTGGCCTTGGTGGAAGAATTAACATGATAATGCAATCTGCTTTCTTTAAGTTAGCTAATATAGTACCTGTTGAAGATGCTATAAACTACTTGAAAAATGCTGTTGTACAAATGTATGGCAAAAAAGGCGAAAAAGTTGTTAATATGAACCATTCTGCTATAGATGCTGGAGCTAAGGAAATTGTTAAAGTTAATGTTCCAGAGTCTTGGAAAAACGCTGAAGAAGAATGTAACTGTTCTTCAACAAAGGAAAGACCGGACTTTATAAAAAATGTTGTAGATGTAATGAACAGACAAGAAGGAGATAAACTTCCTGTAAGTGCATTTATGGATAATGTAGATGGTACTTTAGAACCAGGTACTGCAGCATACGAAAAAAGAGGAGTAGCTGTAAGCGTACCAGAATGGCAAATGGATAAGTGTATTCAATGTAATCAATGTGCATTTGTTTGTCCACACGCTGTAATAAGACCAGCACTTTTAACTGATGAAGAAGTTAAAAATGCTCCTGAAGGATTTAAAGTTGTTAAGGCTAATGGTGGCAAGAACTTTGAAGGATTAAACTTTGCAATGGTAGTAAGCGTAATGGATTGTACAGGATGTGGAAGCTGTGCTGAAGTTTGTCCAGCTAAAGAAAAAGCTCTTGTTATGAAACCTCTTGGAGAACAATTACATGAACAAGAAAGCTTTGATTTCGCTGCTAAGTTACCAAAGAAAAACCCAATAGGAACTAAAAATGTAAAAGGTAGCCAATTTGAGCAACCATTACTTGAATTCAGTGGTGCTTGTGGCGGATGTGGAGAGACTCCATATGCAAAACTTGTAACTCAATTATTTGGTGATAGAATGATGGTAGCAAACGCTACAGGATGTTCATCAATTTGGGGCGGATCTTCTCCAGCATCTCCATATACTATAAATGAAAAAGGACATGGACCTGCATGGGCTAATTCATTATTTGAAGATAACGCTGAATATGGTCTTGGAATGTATCTTGGAGTAAAAGCTATAAGAGAATCTCTTTTGGATACAGTTAAAGAAGCTATAGAAAGCAATATAAGTGCTGAATTAAAAGAAGCTTTAAATCAGTGGCTAACTGTTGTAGACAAGGGAGAAGAATCTAAGGATGCAACTGATAAAATAGTAGAACTTCTTGAAAATGAGAAGGATACAAATGAATTAACTAAGGCAATGTATGAAAGAAAAGAATTCTTTACTAAAAAATCTCAATGGATATTTGGTGGAGACGGTTGGGCTTATGACATCGGTTATGGTGGACTTGACCACGTACTAGCATCTGGAGAAGATGTTAATGTTCTTGTATTTGATACAGAAGTTTATTCTAATACTGGCGGACAATCTTCTAAATCTACACCAACAGCAGCTATAGCTAAATTTGCAGCTGGTGGAAAGAGAACTAAGAAAAAAGATTTAGGAATGATGGCTATGAGCTATGGTTATGTATATGTTGCTCAAATAGCTATGGGAGCTGATAAAAATCAAACTCTTAAAGCTATAAAAGAAGCAGAAGCATACAAAGGACCATCATTAATAATCGCTTATGCACCATGTATAAACCACGGATTGAAATCAGGTATGGGCAAGAGTCAATTAGAGGAGAAGAAAGCCGTTGAATGTGGATACTGGGCTTTATATAGATATAATCCAGTTCTTTTAGAAGATGGCAAAAACCCATTCTCATTAGATTCTAAGGAACCAACTGGAGACTTTAAGGCATTCTTATTAGGTGAAGTAAGATATGCTTCATTACAGAAGGTATTCCCAGAAGAAGCTAATTCATTATATGAATTAAACGAAAAACAAGCTAAAGAGAGAATAGCTACTTATAAAAATCTTTCTTCAAAATAG
- a CDS encoding DUF1292 domain-containing protein encodes MNKEELNKCGCEENHDHECGCESHDHECGCGCDCGCGEHEPMIVELEDENGKIVKCEVVDGFAYKENEYAIVQNPEDDSVYLFKVVGEDETAELVIPDDDEFDEVKDYYESLLED; translated from the coding sequence ATGAATAAAGAAGAATTAAATAAATGTGGTTGTGAAGAAAATCATGACCATGAGTGTGGATGCGAAAGCCATGATCATGAATGTGGTTGTGGATGTGATTGCGGTTGTGGAGAGCACGAACCTATGATTGTAGAACTAGAAGACGAAAATGGCAAAATAGTTAAATGCGAAGTAGTTGATGGTTTTGCTTATAAAGAAAATGAATATGCTATAGTTCAAAATCCAGAAGATGATTCAGTATATTTATTTAAAGTAGTAGGAGAAGATGAAACAGCAGAGCTTGTAATACCAGATGATGACGAATTTGATGAAGTTAAAGATTATTATGAAAGTTTACTAGAAGACTAG
- a CDS encoding aminotransferase class IV has product MECVEDYFIFNGEIKSTLEFDDKYVKVGEVLYEVIRVIKGEPLYLEEHLRRLDNTAKITNRNLWLNSSQIEAAIYKLINKSKVDYGNIKIIFNFNDMNNFLIYFLEHSYPTPNMYKDGVHTIIYKGERTNPNAKVVDLTFRSIVNEEIKRSNAFEAILVDRNGFVTEGSKSNIFMIKGDKVITSPTKDVLPGVTREVILDILRKLKIEICEEKVHYNDIKNLDALFISGTSPKVLPIKSVGKDEFLSSSNKILKLIMDKYNSDVEKYIYEKSRCNIKD; this is encoded by the coding sequence ATGGAGTGTGTGGAAGATTATTTTATTTTTAATGGTGAAATAAAATCTACTTTGGAATTTGACGATAAATATGTAAAAGTAGGGGAAGTTTTATATGAGGTTATAAGGGTTATTAAGGGTGAACCACTATATTTAGAAGAGCATTTAAGAAGATTAGATAATACAGCTAAAATAACAAATCGCAATTTATGGTTAAATTCTTCTCAGATAGAGGCAGCTATTTATAAATTAATAAATAAAAGTAAAGTAGATTATGGAAATATTAAAATAATTTTTAATTTCAATGATATGAATAATTTTTTAATATATTTTTTAGAGCATAGTTATCCAACTCCTAATATGTATAAAGATGGTGTACACACAATTATATATAAAGGGGAAAGAACAAATCCTAATGCAAAAGTTGTAGATTTAACATTTAGATCTATTGTGAATGAGGAGATAAAAAGAAGCAATGCTTTTGAAGCAATACTTGTTGACAGAAATGGATTTGTCACTGAGGGAAGTAAATCTAATATATTCATGATAAAAGGAGATAAAGTTATTACTTCACCTACTAAGGATGTACTTCCTGGGGTAACAAGGGAAGTTATACTAGATATCTTAAGGAAACTTAAAATTGAAATTTGTGAAGAAAAAGTGCATTACAATGATATTAAAAATCTAGATGCACTTTTTATATCAGGTACTTCACCTAAGGTACTGCCAATAAAATCAGTAGGTAAAGATGAGTTTTTATCTTCTAGTAATAAAATCTTAAAACTAATAATGGATAAGTATAATAGTGATGTAGAAAAATACATTTATGAAAAATCTAGGTGTAATATTAAAGATTAA
- a CDS encoding Jag N-terminal domain-containing protein produces the protein MREEKFTCKSVDECVQMACKKFNVPKEELQYKIIKEKSGFFTKKSSIIVTIEDVLEDEKDEGVVVKKKEDKKIFKERYQ, from the coding sequence ATGAGAGAAGAAAAATTTACGTGTAAATCCGTGGATGAATGTGTACAAATGGCCTGTAAAAAATTCAATGTACCTAAAGAAGAATTACAATATAAAATTATTAAAGAGAAAAGTGGATTCTTTACGAAAAAATCTAGCATAATTGTTACAATAGAAGATGTATTAGAAGATGAAAAAGATGAGGGTGTAGTTGTAAAAAAGAAAGAAGATAAAAAAATATTCAAGGAAAGGTATCAGTAA
- a CDS encoding DUF342 domain-containing protein: MQENLDKCLGKDGIENILIAEGSAPINGENDKLEIKFKVSTQSKSIDESIQKVDFRDLNSINQIKKGEVLAIKHKGKDGQDGVDITGKVIKCKSGKKISLKVRDGCKIEGSTVVSEIVGKPDYKNGTFYVFPIYEVTKDVDIKTGNIDFIGEVLIVGNVKEGMKIKAQGNITVEKNVVSSNLQSKGDINVKKNLILSNIIAGGEDIYLLKEINYLNEMKSNVVELQTAVEQIQKLSKNSKIGEIIKVLIENKFRAIPKLYFKLLGCKNYEDGNQILDLIKNNLIGFAPINIKSTSQIKDLLDSMENRLNLLKGEVVVPVNIIVNYSQDSEIVSSGNIYITGKGEYVSKLSANDSVYFTGNNSIARGGAIKAKNVIECNTVGSEGGVITKLQVEKGGHINVKTAYQNTTFSIGSREYILDSYSKHIHVYADSDGELCVDKIKG; encoded by the coding sequence ATCCAAGAAAATTTGGATAAATGCTTAGGAAAAGATGGAATAGAAAATATACTAATAGCTGAAGGTAGTGCTCCTATAAATGGAGAAAATGATAAGCTTGAGATTAAATTTAAAGTAAGTACTCAAAGTAAATCTATTGATGAAAGTATTCAAAAAGTAGATTTTAGGGACTTGAATTCTATAAATCAAATAAAAAAAGGTGAAGTGCTTGCGATAAAGCATAAAGGTAAAGATGGACAAGACGGTGTGGATATTACTGGTAAGGTTATAAAATGTAAATCCGGCAAGAAGATTTCCCTAAAAGTGAGAGATGGGTGTAAGATCGAGGGAAGCACTGTAGTTTCGGAGATAGTTGGAAAACCTGATTATAAAAATGGGACTTTTTATGTCTTTCCAATTTACGAGGTTACTAAAGATGTGGACATTAAAACAGGGAATATTGATTTTATTGGTGAGGTTTTAATAGTAGGAAATGTAAAGGAAGGCATGAAGATTAAAGCTCAAGGTAATATTACTGTTGAAAAGAACGTGGTGTCATCTAATCTTCAAAGTAAAGGGGATATTAATGTCAAGAAAAATTTAATACTTTCAAATATTATAGCTGGCGGAGAAGACATATATTTGTTGAAAGAGATTAACTATTTAAATGAGATGAAAAGTAACGTAGTTGAGCTTCAAACTGCTGTTGAACAAATTCAAAAATTAAGCAAGAACTCAAAAATTGGTGAAATTATAAAAGTTTTAATAGAAAACAAGTTTAGAGCAATACCAAAGCTTTATTTTAAATTGCTTGGATGTAAAAATTATGAAGACGGAAATCAAATTCTAGATTTAATTAAAAACAATTTAATTGGGTTTGCGCCAATAAACATAAAAAGTACATCCCAAATTAAGGATTTATTAGATTCTATGGAAAATAGATTGAATTTATTAAAAGGTGAGGTAGTAGTTCCCGTTAATATAATAGTTAATTATTCTCAAGATAGTGAGATAGTAAGTTCAGGAAATATTTATATAACAGGAAAAGGGGAATATGTATCTAAACTTTCAGCCAATGATAGTGTTTATTTCACAGGTAATAATTCTATAGCTAGAGGTGGAGCTATTAAGGCTAAGAATGTAATAGAATGTAACACTGTTGGAAGTGAAGGGGGAGTTATTACAAAACTACAAGTAGAAAAAGGCGGACATATCAATGTTAAAACTGCTTATCAAAATACTACTTTTTCAATTGGCAGTAGAGAATATATACTTGATAGTTATAGTAAACATATTCATGTTTATGCAGATTCTGATGGAGAATTATGCGTAGACAAGATAAAGGGATAG
- a CDS encoding chemotaxis protein CheW gives MTSSELKVLIFSVNDEHYAANIMDIERILGYKEPTELPDSPDFVEGVIDYEGKVLPIISLAKKFNLPSREKSNECKIIVAKSGSEKIGIIVDVVLEVKDIRNEDVENTPGIASTLAKRYIKGLIKLKGEIIIYLNLLKILTEEEKEDIIK, from the coding sequence ATGACTAGCAGTGAACTGAAAGTATTGATTTTTAGTGTAAATGACGAACATTATGCTGCAAATATTATGGATATAGAAAGAATATTAGGATATAAGGAGCCTACGGAGCTACCTGATTCACCAGATTTTGTAGAAGGAGTTATAGATTATGAAGGAAAGGTACTTCCTATAATATCCTTAGCAAAGAAATTTAATTTGCCTTCAAGAGAAAAATCAAATGAATGTAAAATAATAGTAGCTAAAAGTGGAAGTGAGAAAATAGGAATTATAGTAGATGTAGTTTTAGAAGTCAAAGACATAAGAAATGAGGATGTAGAAAATACCCCAGGTATTGCCTCTACTTTAGCTAAAAGATATATTAAGGGACTTATTAAACTAAAAGGAGAAATAATAATATATTTGAACTTACTTAAGATATTAACAGAAGAAGAAAAAGAAGATATTATAAAGTAA
- a CDS encoding protein-glutamate O-methyltransferase CheR gives MDLLEFEKWALREFGIDLSAYKSNQLHRRIQSLMSRVGANTVDEYVKMLKSDIKQREKFVDFITINVTEFFRNPDIFQELSKILKKELSQNRRPLKVWSAACSTGAEPYSLAMTLNEIAPGLNHKILATDLDKNILEKAKKGEYGETEIKNIKNDYLDKYFSKIDDKYVVDKKLRNMITFKKHDLIIEGYESGFDLIVCRNVVIYFKPEIKDSIYSKFSKSLKQGGFLFVGATESIYNYKEFGFDKSSTFIYKKI, from the coding sequence ATGGATTTACTAGAATTTGAAAAATGGGCATTAAGAGAATTTGGTATAGATTTATCTGCTTATAAATCGAACCAGTTACACAGAAGAATTCAAAGTCTTATGTCAAGAGTTGGTGCAAATACTGTAGATGAGTATGTTAAAATGCTAAAAAGCGACATAAAGCAAAGAGAAAAATTTGTAGATTTTATAACTATAAATGTAACTGAATTTTTTAGAAATCCAGATATATTTCAGGAACTAAGTAAAATATTAAAGAAAGAGCTTTCACAAAATAGAAGACCTTTGAAAGTATGGAGTGCCGCCTGTTCTACAGGAGCTGAGCCTTATTCTCTTGCTATGACATTAAACGAAATAGCACCAGGCTTAAATCATAAAATTCTAGCTACAGATTTAGATAAGAATATTTTAGAGAAAGCTAAAAAGGGAGAATATGGCGAAACAGAAATAAAAAATATAAAAAATGATTATTTAGATAAATATTTTTCAAAGATTGACGATAAATATGTTGTAGATAAGAAGCTAAGAAATATGATTACATTTAAAAAGCATGATTTAATTATTGAAGGTTATGAAAGTGGCTTTGATTTAATTGTATGCAGGAATGTTGTAATATATTTTAAACCTGAAATTAAAGATTCAATATATAGTAAGTTTAGTAAGTCTTTAAAACAGGGAGGATTTTTATTTGTTGGGGCTACAGAAAGTATATATAATTATAAAGAATTTGGATTTGATAAATCTTCCACTTTCATATATAAGAAAATATAG